The following are from one region of the Vitis riparia cultivar Riparia Gloire de Montpellier isolate 1030 chromosome 14, EGFV_Vit.rip_1.0, whole genome shotgun sequence genome:
- the LOC117930455 gene encoding pectinesterase inhibitor 28-like codes for MTYMYSTWGHLFQSPTKKMNTSGAGVAIALVIMLSFLPLNQSQANLVEQTCQKVQYHDLCVSALRSDGRSSSTDVKGLAAIMLQLVKANGTDILAEVNTMLPNATDDVTKKCLGLCRDKFGEALNGLIPEAMAKLQSGSKHEAMLVTIEVGESAIECDSCFSNERFGPSRGPPPFSDKNHVYFYLATVAKDIIGLS; via the coding sequence ATGACATATATGTATAGTACTTGGGGCCACCTTTTCCAATCGCCGACAAAGAAGATGAACACCTCCGGCGCAGGCGTAGCAATTGCCCTTGTCATTATGCTGAGCTTTCTGCCTCTGAATCAATCCCAAGCGAACCTGGTGGAACAAACGTGCCAGAAGGTCCAGTATCACGACCTCTGCGTCTCAGCTTTAAGGTCAGACGGCCGGAGCTCCAGCACGGATGTGAAAGGGCTTGCTGCCATCATGCTACAATTGGTGAAAGCCAACGGCACTGATATTCTCGCAGAAGTGAACACGATGCTCCCTAATGCCACCGACGATGTGACCAAGAAGTGTCTGGGGTTGTGTCGTGACAAGTTTGGTGAAGCTCTTAATGGATTGATCCCGGAAGCCATGGCAAAACTGCAATCGGGATCCAAACATGAGGCCATGCTCGTAACAATTGAAGTAGGCGAAAGTGCAATTGAATGTGATTCTTGCTTCAGTAACGAGCGATTTGGACCGTCCCGTGGTCCTCCGCCGTTCAGCGACAAGAATCATGTTTACTTTTACCTTGCTACTGTGGCCAAAGACATCATTGGACTCAGTTGA